One genomic segment of Sminthopsis crassicaudata isolate SCR6 chromosome 2, ASM4859323v1, whole genome shotgun sequence includes these proteins:
- the CCNJL gene encoding cyclin-J-like protein isoform X1 yields the protein MDERWWEGHLALDIHCTLREKELKLPVYKAQSPLLESRRYFVDLVSVLSNHCKICPTARHLAVYLLDLFMDRYNVTAKQLHIVAIACFLLASKFEEKEDRVPKLELMNSLGLLCSNQLVLSKKELLQTELLLLEAFGWNLCMPTPAHYVDYYLLFSLGEKDLCNNWPIFSFSKTKGFLEKYAHYFLEVSLQDHIFHSFPPSMVAAACIGASRICLQLSPTWTRDLERISHYSIEQISPCVKVMLLAFDGDFKDSNKVKNQPLTLQPQVLVPSTHQAPTQVLFQQPTFHHPLPQPPATLPHIQAPVQDLCSAYRDTLQPHQSGSLLSGSTGPSLYHPYSALQPSAVQAVTIPGSLPRQIGAEARHCISMAYGSSYFSGHHSFPAGCFDR from the exons GAGCTGAAGCTGCCTGTCTACAAAGCCCAGTCCCCCCTCCTTGAGAGCCGAAGGTATTTTGTTGACTTAGTTTCTGTCCTCAGCAACCACTGCAAAATCTGCCCCACAGCCAGACACCTGGCTGTCTACCTGCTGGACCTCTTCATGGATCGATACAACGTGACTGCAAAGCAGCTGCATATCGTGGCCATAGCCTGTTTTTTGCTAGCAA GTAAATTTGAAGAGAAGGAGGACCGAGTGCCAAAACTGGAACTGATGAACAGCTTGGGCCTCCTGTGCAGCAACCAGCTGGTGCTGAGTAAGAAGGAGCTTCTCCAGACGGAGCTGCTCCTCCTGGAAGCTTTTGGATGGAACCTCTGCATGCCGACCCCAGCCCACTATGTGGATTACTACCTCTTGTTCTCTCTCGGCGAGAAGGACCTCTGCAATAACTggcccattttctctttctcgAAAACCAAAGGTTTCTTGGAGAAATATGCCCACTACTTTCTGGAAGTCTCATTACAAG ATCATATATTTCACAGCTTCCCACCATCTATGGTAGCTGCAGCCTGCATTGGGGCCTCTAGGATTTGCCTGCAGCTCTCTCCCACCTGGACCAGAGACCTGGAGAGAATATCACACTATTCTATAGAGCAGATCAGTCCGTGTGTTAAAGTCATGCTATT agctttTGATGGTGACTTCAAGGATTCCAACAAAGTGAAGAACCAGCCACTAACCCTGCAGCCCCAGGTGTTAGTGCCCAGTACACATCAGGCCCCTACCCAGGTGCTCTTCCAACAGCCAACCTTCCACCACCCCCTGCCCCAGCCCCCAGCTACCCTGCCCCATATCCAGGCCCCTGTGCAAGACTTGTGCTCAGCCTATCGTGACACACTCCAGCCCCATCAGTCTGGGAGCTTGCTCTCTGGAAGCACCGGCCCCTCTCTGTACCACCCTTACTCTGCCCTCCAGCCTTCAGCTGTCCAGGCTGTCACCATCCCCGGATCTCTCCCCAGGCAGATTGGAGCAGAAGCAAGACACTGCATCTCTATGGCCTATGGGAGTAGCTACTTCAGTGGACATCATTCATTCCCAGCTGGATGTTTTGACAGATAA